From a single Methanofollis sp. W23 genomic region:
- a CDS encoding ribonuclease HI family protein: MAIYTDGASRGNPGPAAFAYLFVRDGEVVHEASGRAGVTTNNTAEYMAVIHALEEARAWTDGPVALYSDSQLVVRQLRGEYRVNKAHLRTLKEEVLGLAREFSAVTFSSVRRSDHYVSKADALCNLELDRRDRE, encoded by the coding sequence TTGGCCATCTATACCGACGGGGCATCAAGGGGCAACCCTGGCCCCGCCGCCTTTGCCTATCTCTTCGTCAGGGACGGTGAGGTCGTCCACGAGGCCTCAGGGCGCGCCGGTGTCACCACCAACAACACCGCCGAATACATGGCCGTGATCCACGCCCTCGAAGAAGCCAGAGCATGGACCGACGGCCCGGTCGCCCTCTACTCAGACAGCCAGCTGGTGGTCCGCCAGCTGCGCGGGGAATACCGGGTGAACAAAGCACACCTCCGCACCCTCAAAGAAGAGGTCCTCGGCCTTGCCAGGGAGTTCAGCGCCGTCACCTTCTCCTCGGTACGGCGTTCGGACCACTATGTGAGCAAAGCCGACGCCCTCTGCAACCTCGAACTCGATAGAAGGGACAGGGAATGA
- the cas4 gene encoding CRISPR-associated protein Cas4 translates to MNRTEQHVPVVSASEIAEYSYCALSWQFQRNKTAPAPPVTPSVERGRRVHAEVGRTLSQVEQERRIFWLLTVVGYALLALALIVLLREGAVSTTTVGNYTGILLLLLGATAFFTFALWKYYHTRMVRKEFGIPEGELLYSDLDAPSRVLYSEAHQISGKPDYVLRDEMTGAYIPVEVKSGRARKPYWNHILQLAAYCILVEERYGTSVPYGTLVYGNGEQHRIEFTPDLRAQVLATVDEMRACLEDGGSARRNHNAAVRCRSCAYREECGSALGDEYQ, encoded by the coding sequence ATGAACAGGACAGAGCAGCACGTCCCGGTGGTCTCGGCCTCAGAGATCGCCGAATACTCGTACTGTGCGCTCTCGTGGCAGTTCCAGCGGAACAAAACCGCCCCGGCCCCGCCGGTCACCCCGTCGGTCGAACGGGGCCGCCGGGTACATGCCGAGGTCGGCAGAACCCTCTCCCAGGTCGAACAAGAACGACGGATCTTCTGGCTCCTCACCGTCGTGGGGTATGCCCTCCTCGCCCTCGCCCTCATCGTCCTGCTGAGGGAGGGCGCCGTGAGCACAACGACAGTGGGAAACTACACCGGCATTCTGCTCCTCCTTCTCGGTGCCACCGCCTTCTTCACCTTCGCCCTCTGGAAATATTATCATACCAGGATGGTGCGCAAAGAGTTCGGGATCCCTGAAGGCGAACTCCTCTACTCAGACCTCGACGCCCCGTCCAGGGTGCTCTACTCAGAGGCGCACCAGATCTCGGGCAAGCCCGACTATGTGCTGAGAGACGAGATGACCGGGGCCTATATCCCGGTCGAGGTGAAGAGTGGACGGGCAAGAAAACCCTACTGGAACCATATCCTCCAACTCGCCGCCTACTGCATCCTTGTCGAGGAGCGCTACGGCACCTCGGTCCCGTACGGGACCCTGGTCTATGGGAACGGGGAACAGCACAGGATCGAGTTCACCCCCGACCTCAGGGCGCAGGTCCTTGCCACCGTGGACGAGATGCGGGCCTGCCTGGAGGACGGCGGGAGCGCGAGGCGGAACCACAACGCTGCAGTGCGGTGCCGGTCCTGCGCCTACCGGGAGGAGTGCGGGTCGGCCCTGGGAGATGAGTATCAATGA
- the tsaA gene encoding tRNA (N6-threonylcarbamoyladenosine(37)-N6)-methyltransferase TrmO — protein MMELVAIGTIRSPYTSPEDAPRQGRLNDVESEIEVYPAYADGLEGLGGCDRLVVLYWLDRADRGLLTATPPGQTRSRGVFSTRSPHRPNPIALSVVDLLAINGRTLRVQGLEALDGSPLLDLKPHLPLIEIPGTSDR, from the coding sequence ATGATGGAACTGGTAGCGATCGGGACGATCAGGTCCCCCTACACCTCGCCAGAGGATGCCCCGCGTCAGGGGCGGCTGAACGATGTTGAATCCGAGATCGAAGTCTACCCCGCATATGCGGACGGGCTGGAAGGCCTCGGAGGGTGCGACCGCCTCGTCGTCCTCTACTGGCTGGACCGTGCCGACCGGGGCCTGCTCACGGCGACCCCGCCCGGCCAGACCCGTTCGCGCGGCGTCTTCTCGACCAGGTCCCCGCACCGTCCAAACCCCATCGCCCTCTCGGTCGTCGACCTCCTTGCAATCAATGGGCGGACCCTGCGGGTGCAGGGGCTTGAAGCCCTTGACGGCAGCCCGCTCCTCGACCTCAAGCCCCACCTGCCGCTGATCGAGATCCCGGGCACCTCTGACAGGTGA
- a CDS encoding MFS transporter, whose protein sequence is MAFCAVFVSMAGLGVISPLMPYYASALDASGLLLGLIFAAFPLARGIFSPYAGALSDREGRRWFVVAGLLGFALASALYPFAATVPTLFLVRFLHGAAAAVVITVAMASMAEAAAPGREGMAMGIYHTAIYLGMATGPFIGGVISEHAGMEGAFAAMALVAGATGLLAIGLPGGTPRTAPASSGHSFRAIATDPGMKGILVFRAVHALGRGGILAFVPIFASTLAIGATGVGILLFVHILAIAVLQIPSGERADHGNRRGLVFAGSVVSSVALLLIPFTGDFVTLLLACSLTSLGTALSMPAAAAMAVQRGKVWGVGASLGVFNTAFSIGMIISPLLSGAVMDVAGVFGVFWTAGTLGLLGSLYFWVMSRAAVPPR, encoded by the coding sequence ATCGCCTTCTGTGCGGTCTTCGTGTCCATGGCAGGGCTCGGCGTCATCAGTCCGCTCATGCCCTACTACGCCAGTGCGCTCGACGCTTCCGGTCTGCTCCTCGGGCTCATCTTTGCGGCCTTCCCGCTTGCCCGCGGGATCTTCTCCCCCTATGCCGGGGCCCTCTCTGACCGGGAGGGACGGCGGTGGTTCGTCGTCGCCGGACTCCTCGGGTTCGCGCTTGCCTCGGCGCTCTACCCCTTTGCGGCGACCGTCCCCACACTCTTCCTGGTGAGATTCCTCCACGGCGCCGCGGCCGCGGTGGTGATCACCGTGGCCATGGCAAGCATGGCCGAAGCGGCGGCGCCGGGCCGCGAAGGGATGGCGATGGGGATCTATCACACCGCGATCTACCTGGGCATGGCCACCGGACCGTTCATCGGTGGAGTGATCAGCGAGCATGCCGGGATGGAGGGGGCGTTTGCTGCGATGGCCCTGGTCGCCGGTGCGACCGGACTCCTTGCCATCGGTCTCCCCGGGGGGACGCCACGGACCGCCCCCGCCTCGTCGGGACACTCGTTCCGCGCGATCGCCACCGATCCAGGCATGAAGGGCATCCTGGTCTTCAGGGCGGTCCATGCCCTCGGGCGCGGCGGGATCCTCGCCTTTGTCCCGATCTTCGCCTCGACGCTCGCGATAGGGGCCACGGGTGTCGGCATCCTCCTCTTCGTCCATATCCTGGCCATCGCCGTCCTCCAGATCCCGTCAGGCGAACGGGCAGACCATGGCAACAGGAGAGGCCTGGTCTTCGCCGGGTCGGTCGTCTCCTCGGTGGCCCTCCTCCTCATCCCGTTCACCGGCGACTTCGTCACCCTCCTCCTTGCCTGCTCGCTGACAAGCCTCGGCACCGCCCTCTCCATGCCCGCGGCCGCCGCCATGGCAGTGCAGCGGGGGAAGGTCTGGGGGGTGGGGGCGTCGCTCGGGGTCTTCAACACCGCTTTTTCCATCGGGATGATCATAAGTCCCCTCCTCTCGGGAGCCGTCATGGACGTCGCCGGGGTCTTCGGGGTCTTCTGGACGGCCGGAACTCTCGGCCTCCTCGGAAGCCTCTACTTCTGGGTCATGTCGCGGGCAGCGGTGCCGCCCAGGTGA
- a CDS encoding aldehyde ferredoxin oxidoreductase family protein: MKGYADRLLEVDLTAGRCRPHPYPDEWKRDYLGGRGLGVRLLAEMIDASTDPLSPENPLVIATGPLTGSGVPLGSRFDLVTRSPLTRTLTSANSGGFFGKELKRAGFDGIIVTGRAERPVYLWVNDGEAEIRDASGCWGKRVSETVRAIEAETLGPSTEVLCIGPAGERLSPISSVMNETFRSSGRGGVGAVMGSKNLKAVAARGEQKTEVADPEGLKRLKAAVRTKLRENPVTGTGLPTYGTAVLVNIINEHHILPTRNFQRGYDPEAGAVSGEELAEQYLKSKKCCYSCMVCCGRLTEIDGVEGDGPEYETVWAFGPNIGCHDLGLVIRANNLCNELGLDTISVGGTIAAAMEMNERGYLDTGIRFGECEKVLGLVEAIGERQGIGDALAEGSAAFTRRHGHPELSMSVKGQDLPAYDPRGLQGHGLAYATSVRGGDHVYAYLISPEVLGLPEALDPFTNEGKAGWTKAFQDLTAAIDSIGICLFTSFALDAADYAALVRGVTGMEVTAADLMVAGERIWNLQRLFNLGAGFRRADDTLPPRLLAEPLTDGAPRGRVWRREPLLSEYYRARGWDRHGVPGPEKLEALGITWAAPLPAT; the protein is encoded by the coding sequence ATGAAAGGATATGCCGACCGTCTCCTCGAGGTTGACCTCACCGCGGGGAGGTGCAGACCACACCCCTATCCAGACGAATGGAAGCGCGACTATCTGGGTGGCCGGGGCCTGGGGGTGAGGCTCCTCGCCGAGATGATCGACGCCTCGACCGACCCGCTCAGCCCTGAAAACCCGTTGGTCATCGCCACCGGACCGCTGACCGGCAGCGGGGTCCCCCTGGGGTCACGCTTCGACCTCGTCACCAGGTCGCCCCTGACCAGAACGCTCACGAGCGCGAACTCGGGGGGGTTCTTTGGGAAGGAGTTGAAGAGGGCCGGGTTCGACGGGATCATCGTCACTGGCCGGGCCGAGCGCCCGGTCTATCTCTGGGTCAATGACGGGGAGGCTGAGATCAGGGACGCCTCAGGGTGCTGGGGGAAACGGGTGAGCGAGACGGTGCGGGCGATCGAGGCCGAGACCCTCGGGCCCTCGACCGAGGTGCTCTGTATCGGTCCGGCCGGAGAACGCCTGAGCCCGATCTCCTCGGTGATGAACGAGACCTTCAGGTCGTCGGGCCGGGGCGGGGTCGGGGCGGTGATGGGGAGCAAGAACCTCAAGGCCGTCGCCGCACGGGGCGAGCAGAAGACCGAGGTCGCCGACCCCGAAGGGCTGAAGAGGCTGAAGGCGGCGGTCAGGACAAAACTGAGGGAGAACCCGGTGACCGGCACCGGTCTCCCGACCTATGGGACGGCGGTCCTGGTCAACATCATCAACGAGCACCACATCCTGCCGACCAGGAACTTCCAGCGCGGCTACGACCCTGAGGCCGGGGCGGTCTCAGGCGAGGAACTCGCGGAGCAGTACCTCAAGAGCAAGAAATGCTGCTACTCATGCATGGTCTGCTGCGGGAGGCTCACCGAGATCGACGGGGTCGAGGGGGACGGCCCTGAGTACGAGACGGTCTGGGCCTTCGGGCCGAACATCGGGTGCCACGACCTCGGGCTGGTGATCAGGGCGAACAACCTCTGCAACGAACTGGGGCTCGACACCATCTCGGTCGGGGGGACGATCGCCGCGGCGATGGAGATGAACGAGCGAGGATACCTCGACACCGGGATCAGGTTTGGGGAGTGCGAGAAGGTCCTCGGCCTGGTCGAGGCGATTGGCGAGCGGCAGGGGATCGGCGACGCACTCGCCGAGGGGAGCGCCGCCTTTACGCGGCGGCACGGCCACCCTGAACTCTCGATGAGTGTGAAAGGGCAGGACCTCCCGGCCTACGACCCCCGCGGGCTCCAGGGGCACGGCCTGGCCTATGCCACCTCGGTGCGGGGCGGTGACCATGTCTATGCCTACCTCATCTCGCCTGAGGTGCTCGGTCTCCCCGAGGCCCTCGATCCCTTCACCAATGAGGGGAAGGCCGGGTGGACGAAGGCCTTCCAGGACCTCACCGCCGCCATCGACTCGATCGGGATCTGTCTCTTCACCTCCTTTGCTCTCGACGCCGCCGACTATGCGGCGCTGGTCAGGGGGGTGACCGGGATGGAGGTGACCGCCGCCGACCTGATGGTGGCCGGCGAGCGGATCTGGAACCTGCAGCGGCTCTTTAATCTGGGGGCCGGGTTCAGGCGTGCAGACGACACCCTGCCGCCCCGTCTGCTCGCCGAACCGCTCACCGACGGTGCACCCAGAGGGAGGGTCTGGCGACGCGAGCCCCTGCTCTCGGAGTATTACCGGGCTCGCGGCTGGGACCGGCACGGGGTCCCAGGGCCTGAAAAATTGGAGGCCCTCGGGATCACCTGGGCGGCACCGCTGCCCGCGACATGA
- a CDS encoding Mrp/NBP35 family ATP-binding protein, with protein sequence MAENQSQQGSECDGNCNSCPSAQKDENGQATCGLPPKVQMNVKHVILVLSGKGGVGKTTVSVNLAFALANRGKDVGLLDLDIHGPNVPKMVGVEGERLMVAGNKIEPVHATGNLSVVSMEFLLPDGETPVIWRGPMKMTAIKQFLEDVNWGDLDYLVVDLPPGTGDEALSIIQLAPQIEGAVIVTTPQAVSTMDSSKAVRFVEKLDLKVLGIVENMSGLICPDCGKEIDIFGKGGGKTAAEKLGVPYLGAIPIDPAMREAGDEGRPFINMHNDSPSWKAIDAVMENLVKNVEE encoded by the coding sequence ATGGCAGAGAATCAGTCTCAACAGGGATCAGAGTGTGACGGCAACTGCAACTCATGCCCGAGCGCTCAAAAGGACGAGAACGGGCAGGCCACCTGCGGTCTCCCACCAAAGGTACAGATGAACGTGAAGCATGTGATCCTTGTCCTCTCAGGCAAGGGAGGGGTAGGCAAGACCACGGTCTCGGTCAACCTCGCCTTCGCCCTCGCAAACCGCGGCAAGGACGTCGGTCTCCTTGACCTGGACATCCACGGCCCCAACGTCCCAAAGATGGTCGGGGTCGAAGGGGAACGCCTGATGGTCGCGGGCAACAAGATCGAGCCAGTCCACGCGACCGGCAACCTCTCGGTGGTCTCGATGGAGTTCCTCCTGCCTGACGGCGAGACCCCGGTGATCTGGCGCGGGCCGATGAAGATGACGGCGATCAAGCAGTTCCTGGAGGACGTCAACTGGGGCGACCTCGACTACCTGGTCGTCGACCTCCCGCCAGGCACCGGCGACGAGGCCCTCTCCATCATCCAGCTCGCCCCGCAGATCGAGGGCGCGGTCATCGTCACCACCCCACAGGCCGTCTCGACAATGGACTCAAGCAAGGCGGTCCGCTTTGTCGAGAAACTCGACCTCAAGGTTCTCGGGATCGTCGAGAACATGAGCGGGCTCATCTGCCCGGACTGCGGCAAAGAGATCGACATCTTCGGCAAGGGCGGCGGCAAGACGGCGGCAGAGAAACTCGGCGTCCCGTACCTCGGGGCCATCCCGATCGACCCTGCGATGCGTGAGGCCGGCGACGAGGGCAGGCCGTTCATCAACATGCACAACGACTCGCCGTCCTGGAAGGCGATCGACGCCGTGATGGAGAACCTCGTCAAGAACGTCGAGGAGTAA